The Deltaproteobacteria bacterium HGW-Deltaproteobacteria-6 genome has a segment encoding these proteins:
- a CDS encoding electron transfer flavoprotein subunit beta, which yields MNIIACVKQVPDTEAQIKVKADGSGIEEGQIKWVMNPYDEFGVEEALKLKEKNGGDVTVVCVGPARAMETIRTALAMGADKGVHICDPAFDSADAFVVANALAAVIKTLPHDIIFCGQRAIDDDSGQVGSMLAEALNLPQLTLVTKLDFAGSSVKVIRPIEGAQLLIETALPCVVTCQKGLNEPRYASLPGIMKAKKKPVDVKNAAAVGTATDAKAKVAKTVPPPARPPGKIICGDEPAQKAAELGRLLREEAKAI from the coding sequence GTGAATATTATTGCATGCGTGAAGCAAGTGCCGGACACCGAAGCACAGATCAAGGTTAAAGCTGACGGATCAGGCATCGAGGAAGGCCAAATCAAGTGGGTCATGAATCCCTATGACGAATTTGGTGTGGAAGAAGCATTAAAGCTGAAAGAGAAAAATGGCGGCGATGTCACGGTCGTTTGCGTCGGTCCCGCAAGGGCCATGGAAACCATCCGGACGGCTCTGGCCATGGGTGCCGACAAGGGCGTGCACATCTGTGATCCCGCTTTTGACAGCGCGGACGCGTTTGTTGTTGCCAATGCTCTGGCCGCAGTGATTAAAACTCTGCCCCATGACATTATCTTCTGCGGACAGCGCGCCATCGATGATGACTCAGGTCAGGTCGGTTCCATGCTGGCTGAAGCCCTGAATCTGCCGCAGTTAACTCTGGTCACTAAGCTGGATTTTGCCGGTTCCTCCGTCAAAGTGATCCGCCCGATTGAAGGCGCACAGCTTCTGATTGAAACGGCTCTCCCCTGCGTTGTTACCTGTCAGAAGGGCCTCAATGAACCGCGTTACGCGTCGCTGCCTGGCATCATGAAAGCGAAAAAGAAACCGGTTGATGTGAAAAACGCCGCCGCCGTTGGCACTGCCACCGACGCGAAAGCCAAAGTAGCCAAAACCGTTCCGCCTCCGGCCAGACCTCCCGGAAAGATCATCTGTGGAGATGAGCCCGCGCAAAAGGCGGCGGAACTGGGCCGGTTACTCAGAGAAGAAGCAAAAGCTATTTAA
- the acs gene encoding acetate--CoA ligase yields the protein MADAKVQLKEIYPIPEAAKKKAWISGREAYDKMWKRSVEEPEAFWAEIAEQQVTWFKKWDKVMDYNFDIKKGPIFVKFFEGAKLNVSYNCLDRHLEKRANQVAIQWEGNEPGEERAITYKQLHEEVCKFANVLKAQGVQKGDRVCLYMPMVPELGIAALACSRIGAVHCIVFGGFSADALRDRIVNGEAKVLVVCDGTFRGNKAVPQKATADEAMPSCPSIKSVIVVNRVGDKIKCEMTPGRDKWYHEEMAKASAVCEPEWMDAEDPLFILYTSGSTGQPKGVMHTTGGYLVYGSYTHKIVFDYHEGDIYWCTADLGWVTGHTYILYGPLCNGATSVMFEGVPNYPTYSRFWQVVEKYKVNIFYTAPTAIRAIAKEGDDFVKKCDISSLRTLGTVGEPINPEAWNWYYNLIGRGECPIVDTWWQTETGGILITPLPGAIDIKPGMATLPFFGVQPVLVDDEGKEFTDTIASGALCIKVPWPGIMRGVFGDPKRFQETYFEQFPGYYVTGDGCRRDKDGYYQITGRIDDVINVSGHRMGTAEVESALVAHAAVAEAAVVGMPHDIKGQGIYAYVTLKTGVEKTDALKKELIAHVRVVIGPIATPDKIQWADGLPKTRSGKIMRRILKKVAANDVSNLGDTSTLADPSVVDDIVKNRL from the coding sequence ATGGCGGATGCAAAAGTTCAGTTAAAGGAAATATATCCGATCCCGGAAGCGGCAAAAAAGAAAGCCTGGATCAGCGGAAGAGAAGCGTACGACAAAATGTGGAAACGTTCAGTTGAAGAACCTGAAGCATTCTGGGCGGAAATCGCCGAGCAGCAGGTGACTTGGTTCAAAAAATGGGACAAAGTTATGGATTACAACTTTGACATTAAAAAAGGTCCCATCTTTGTGAAATTTTTCGAAGGTGCAAAGCTCAACGTTTCTTATAACTGCCTTGACCGTCACCTGGAAAAACGCGCCAATCAGGTTGCTATTCAGTGGGAAGGCAATGAACCCGGCGAAGAAAGGGCAATCACCTATAAGCAGCTGCATGAAGAAGTCTGCAAGTTTGCCAATGTTCTGAAGGCTCAGGGCGTTCAGAAGGGCGACCGCGTTTGCCTTTATATGCCGATGGTTCCCGAATTGGGCATCGCCGCTCTGGCCTGCTCACGCATCGGCGCTGTTCATTGTATCGTTTTCGGCGGATTCAGCGCTGACGCTCTGCGTGACAGAATTGTCAACGGTGAAGCAAAGGTTCTGGTTGTATGCGACGGTACCTTCCGCGGCAACAAGGCTGTTCCCCAGAAAGCCACTGCCGATGAAGCAATGCCTTCCTGCCCGTCGATTAAGTCCGTGATCGTCGTCAACAGAGTCGGCGACAAAATCAAGTGCGAAATGACTCCCGGCCGTGACAAATGGTATCATGAAGAAATGGCCAAGGCCTCTGCAGTATGCGAACCCGAATGGATGGATGCTGAAGATCCTCTGTTCATCCTTTATACGTCAGGTTCCACCGGGCAGCCCAAGGGCGTTATGCACACCACGGGCGGCTATCTGGTATACGGCTCCTATACCCATAAAATCGTTTTCGATTATCATGAAGGCGACATCTACTGGTGCACCGCCGACCTGGGCTGGGTCACCGGTCACACCTATATTCTTTACGGGCCTCTGTGCAACGGCGCAACATCCGTCATGTTCGAAGGCGTTCCGAATTACCCGACCTACAGCCGTTTCTGGCAGGTGGTTGAAAAATACAAAGTTAACATTTTCTACACCGCTCCGACCGCTATCCGCGCCATTGCGAAGGAAGGCGATGATTTCGTGAAGAAGTGCGACATCTCTTCGCTGCGCACACTCGGCACCGTCGGCGAGCCGATCAACCCCGAAGCCTGGAACTGGTATTACAACCTGATCGGCCGTGGTGAATGCCCGATCGTGGATACCTGGTGGCAGACTGAGACCGGCGGTATCCTGATCACCCCGCTGCCCGGCGCCATTGACATCAAACCCGGTATGGCCACTCTGCCCTTCTTCGGCGTGCAGCCCGTACTGGTTGACGATGAAGGCAAAGAATTTACCGACACGATCGCCAGCGGCGCACTGTGCATTAAAGTTCCCTGGCCCGGCATCATGAGAGGCGTCTTTGGCGATCCCAAGCGTTTCCAGGAAACCTATTTTGAACAGTTCCCCGGCTACTATGTGACCGGCGACGGCTGCCGCCGTGACAAAGACGGTTACTATCAGATCACCGGCCGTATCGATGACGTTATCAATGTTTCCGGTCACCGTATGGGTACCGCCGAAGTGGAAAGCGCGCTGGTTGCTCACGCGGCCGTTGCGGAAGCCGCAGTTGTCGGCATGCCTCATGACATCAAAGGTCAGGGCATTTACGCTTACGTGACCCTGAAAACCGGCGTCGAGAAAACCGACGCTCTGAAGAAAGAACTGATCGCTCATGTCCGCGTAGTTATCGGACCCATCGCAACGCCCGACAAGATTCAGTGGGCTGATGGTCTTCCCAAAACACGCAGCGGCAAGATCATGAGAAGAATTTTGAAGAAAGTCGCCGCCAACGACGTCAGCAATCTGGGCGATACCAGCACGCTGGCTGATCCGTCCGTGGTTGACGATATCGTTAAAAACAGACTGTAG
- a CDS encoding iron-sulfur-binding reductase, which yields MKEHAFYIGREGREVFWNIPLPAFEIILFALTGAALAIMAFGIYRRWLMWKAMGKPEMRLDNINERVKTALREIFLQEKVLKDTYPGIMHALIFFGFFVLIFGAAFDAGQHHVTEPLFGWTFLKGNFYLGFSFLMDLFGLAVLAGVVIALDRRFVKKPDRLGYKGEIDNTPDDVIVLLLIGAIIITGFIVEALRIYVTNPPWEYWSFAGWLLSRTFTGVDHDTAKLLHQVCWWTHAVLGLGFIAYIPYSRLMHIITTPANHFLKTSKPTGYVEPIRDFENAEAFGVGKLEEFTWKQIFDSDACTRCGRCQDGCPAYLTGKPLSPKKIVQDIKTHWLENCPDPLMAKVVAKLPDPLNGMIAAKLPGNAIEGEAPAEGEATGKALVGEVIDLHELWSCTNCMYCMEHCSASIEHVPKIIDMRRYKVLTEADFAPELQLTCRNMENNSNPWGIGAHLRGDWAKEMGIKTLAEDPNVEYLFYVGCSGSFDDRGKKISIAFAKILQEAGVSFGILGNEEGCCGDSAMRAGNEYLFQTLAQTNIDLMNGYGVKKIIAICPHGYNCLKKDYPNFGGNFEVYHHTEIISQLIGQHKIRLTQPLSGTFVYHDSCFLGRYNNIYTEPRRILRSIPGIQVVEMERNLDKSFCCGAGGARMWMEEDIGERINNARTKQAIAVKADTIAVGCPFCLTMMSDGIKDNQMTETMQAWDLAELVVKAMGKEEVKPPVDTCAV from the coding sequence ATGAAAGAACATGCATTTTACATAGGTAGAGAAGGCCGCGAGGTTTTCTGGAACATTCCACTGCCAGCGTTTGAGATTATCCTTTTTGCTCTAACGGGCGCTGCTCTGGCCATTATGGCTTTTGGCATCTATCGTCGCTGGTTGATGTGGAAAGCCATGGGCAAACCGGAGATGCGCCTGGACAATATCAACGAAAGAGTGAAGACGGCCCTCCGGGAGATTTTTCTGCAGGAAAAAGTCCTGAAGGATACCTATCCCGGGATTATGCACGCTTTAATCTTTTTTGGCTTTTTTGTTTTGATTTTTGGCGCCGCGTTTGACGCTGGACAGCATCACGTCACGGAACCGCTCTTCGGTTGGACATTCCTGAAAGGCAACTTCTATTTAGGGTTTTCTTTCCTGATGGATTTGTTCGGATTGGCTGTTCTTGCCGGTGTGGTCATCGCCCTGGACCGCCGGTTTGTGAAAAAGCCTGACCGTCTGGGTTATAAAGGCGAGATAGATAACACCCCGGACGATGTCATTGTCCTCCTGCTCATCGGTGCCATCATTATTACCGGTTTTATCGTAGAAGCGTTGCGTATTTATGTGACCAATCCTCCCTGGGAATACTGGTCTTTTGCCGGCTGGCTTTTGTCCCGCACCTTTACCGGCGTTGATCATGACACTGCCAAATTACTGCATCAAGTGTGCTGGTGGACGCATGCGGTTCTGGGGCTCGGATTTATCGCGTATATTCCTTACTCGCGCCTGATGCATATCATTACCACTCCGGCGAACCATTTCCTCAAGACATCCAAGCCGACCGGTTATGTTGAGCCAATCCGCGATTTCGAAAATGCGGAAGCATTCGGTGTGGGCAAACTTGAAGAGTTCACCTGGAAACAGATTTTTGATTCTGACGCCTGCACCCGTTGCGGACGCTGCCAGGACGGTTGTCCGGCTTATCTGACCGGCAAACCTCTGTCTCCTAAAAAGATAGTTCAGGATATCAAAACACATTGGCTGGAAAATTGTCCTGATCCCCTGATGGCGAAGGTGGTTGCGAAACTGCCGGATCCCCTGAATGGCATGATAGCTGCCAAACTGCCAGGTAACGCCATTGAGGGCGAAGCCCCGGCTGAAGGAGAAGCAACAGGAAAAGCGCTGGTTGGAGAAGTGATCGACCTGCACGAACTGTGGTCCTGCACCAACTGCATGTATTGTATGGAACACTGTTCAGCATCGATTGAACATGTGCCAAAGATTATTGATATGAGACGGTATAAGGTTCTGACTGAAGCGGACTTTGCTCCGGAACTGCAGTTGACCTGCCGTAACATGGAAAATAACTCCAATCCCTGGGGCATCGGTGCGCATTTGCGTGGCGATTGGGCCAAAGAAATGGGGATCAAGACACTTGCTGAAGATCCCAATGTTGAGTATCTTTTCTATGTCGGTTGTTCGGGTTCGTTTGATGACCGCGGCAAGAAAATTTCCATCGCTTTTGCGAAAATTCTTCAGGAAGCGGGCGTCAGCTTCGGTATTCTGGGTAACGAAGAAGGTTGCTGCGGTGATTCCGCGATGCGTGCCGGTAATGAGTACCTCTTCCAGACGCTGGCTCAGACCAATATTGACCTGATGAACGGCTACGGCGTAAAGAAAATTATCGCTATCTGTCCGCATGGCTACAATTGTTTGAAGAAAGATTATCCGAATTTCGGCGGCAATTTTGAAGTTTATCACCACACGGAAATCATTTCGCAACTGATCGGCCAGCATAAAATCAGACTGACGCAGCCGCTGTCGGGTACGTTTGTGTATCACGATTCCTGCTTCCTCGGTCGTTATAACAATATTTACACCGAACCCCGCAGGATTCTGCGATCCATCCCCGGCATCCAAGTTGTTGAAATGGAACGCAATCTGGATAAGAGCTTCTGCTGCGGCGCCGGTGGTGCGAGAATGTGGATGGAAGAAGATATCGGAGAACGTATTAACAACGCGCGCACCAAGCAGGCGATTGCCGTCAAGGCCGATACGATTGCCGTGGGCTGTCCGTTCTGCCTGACCATGATGTCCGACGGCATCAAGGACAATCAGATGACGGAAACAATGCAAGCCTGGGATCTGGCAGAACTGGTCGTCAAGGCCATGGGTAAGGAAGAAGTTAAGCCACCCGTAGATACTTGTGCGGTATAA
- a CDS encoding 2,3-bisphosphoglycerate-independent phosphoglycerate mutase, translating to MLLKLKKLKSFQGRKGPLLLIIMDGIGLGKADETNAVYKAHTPNLDQLFKSDLFTRLAAHGTAVGLPSDDDMGNSEVGHNAIGAGRVFDQGARLVNSALKTGRIFQSGVWDNIVKQSQNGGTIHFIGLLSDGNVHSHIEQLFIMIDKCAELNLSKVRIHALLDGRDVGERTALDYIKPTEEKLKDISQQKGLDYAIASGGGRMKVTMDRYNSDWSIVKRGWDAHVLGEGRKFPSASEAVTTFYEEDPKATDQYLPAFVIADGSGTPVGAIKDGDAVIFFNFRGDRAIEISRAFSEKEFSEFERGPLPDIFYAGMMEYDGDAHIPPHFLVQPPAIDHVISEYLCAAKVKTFAVSETQKFGHVTYFWNGNRSGYIDASLEKYVEIPSDRIEFDRAPQMKAKEITDAVIDLLRSRHYRFGRLNFPNGDMVGHTGQMDAAIVAVETADRCVGELLDVIKEIGGIAVITADHGNADEMFTIDKKGTKSVKTAHSLNPVPFIIYDPLYQGEYHMADVREKGLSNIAATLLNLLGFEKPPEYDPSLIEMVSAGKS from the coding sequence ATGTTATTAAAACTTAAGAAATTAAAATCCTTTCAGGGCAGAAAAGGCCCTCTGCTGTTGATCATCATGGACGGCATAGGCTTGGGCAAAGCGGATGAAACGAATGCTGTTTACAAAGCTCATACACCCAATCTGGATCAATTGTTCAAATCCGATCTTTTCACCAGGCTCGCGGCCCATGGTACAGCAGTCGGACTGCCCTCGGATGATGACATGGGGAACAGCGAGGTCGGGCACAATGCCATCGGGGCCGGGAGGGTCTTTGACCAGGGCGCCCGACTTGTCAATTCGGCGCTCAAAACGGGAAGGATCTTTCAGTCCGGTGTCTGGGATAATATTGTGAAGCAATCTCAAAATGGTGGAACGATCCATTTCATCGGGCTGCTTTCCGACGGGAATGTCCATTCCCACATTGAACAGTTATTTATTATGATCGACAAATGCGCCGAGCTGAATTTAAGCAAGGTCAGAATCCATGCCCTTCTGGACGGAAGGGATGTGGGAGAGAGGACGGCGCTTGATTACATTAAACCGACAGAGGAGAAACTAAAAGACATATCGCAGCAGAAAGGCCTTGATTACGCCATCGCTTCAGGCGGCGGACGCATGAAGGTAACCATGGACCGGTACAATTCCGACTGGAGTATCGTGAAGAGGGGATGGGATGCCCATGTTCTGGGAGAGGGGAGGAAGTTTCCATCCGCTTCTGAGGCCGTGACAACCTTTTACGAGGAAGACCCGAAGGCCACCGATCAGTATCTGCCGGCATTTGTTATCGCCGATGGTTCGGGGACGCCCGTTGGGGCGATCAAAGACGGGGATGCCGTGATCTTTTTCAATTTCCGGGGTGATCGCGCCATAGAGATATCCAGAGCATTTTCCGAGAAGGAATTCTCTGAATTCGAAAGAGGTCCTCTTCCAGACATATTCTATGCGGGAATGATGGAATATGACGGGGATGCCCATATCCCTCCCCATTTTCTGGTGCAACCTCCGGCGATCGACCATGTCATCAGCGAGTACCTTTGTGCGGCAAAGGTAAAAACCTTTGCCGTATCCGAAACCCAGAAATTCGGTCATGTGACTTACTTCTGGAACGGTAACCGTTCCGGCTATATCGACGCATCACTGGAAAAATATGTGGAGATCCCTTCCGACCGCATTGAGTTTGACCGCGCCCCGCAGATGAAGGCAAAAGAGATAACAGATGCCGTCATTGATCTGCTCAGGAGCCGCCATTACAGATTCGGAAGGCTGAATTTTCCGAATGGTGACATGGTCGGGCATACAGGTCAGATGGATGCAGCCATAGTTGCAGTGGAGACAGCGGATCGCTGCGTGGGAGAATTGCTGGATGTCATAAAGGAGATAGGCGGCATTGCCGTCATCACCGCAGACCATGGTAATGCGGATGAAATGTTTACGATAGACAAGAAGGGGACGAAATCGGTAAAGACCGCGCACAGCCTGAATCCGGTTCCCTTTATCATTTATGATCCCCTGTATCAGGGCGAATATCATATGGCGGATGTCCGGGAAAAAGGTCTGTCCAATATCGCGGCGACACTTCTTAATCTTCTGGGTTTTGAGAAACCGCCGGAGTATGATCCGTCATTGATAGAAATGGTGTCTGCCGGGAAGTCATAA
- a CDS encoding bifunctional methylenetetrahydrofolate dehydrogenase/methenyltetrahydrofolate cyclohydrolase FolD yields the protein MSIIIDGNKIAQDIRSAVREETRAFKAKTGIVPGLAVVLVGEDPASQVYVGRKAKACAEVGFLSREYKLPVDASEEKLLALINDLNQDPLIHGVLVQLPLPGHIATDKIIAAIDPHKDVDGFHPYNVGGLVTGSPLFVPCTPRGIMELITRTGIELSGKDAVVVGRSNIVGKPMALLLLAQNATVTMCHSKTKDLPVVTSRADVLIAAVGKPHMIKANMVKEGAVVIDVGVNRLENGKLAGDVAFDEVAAKASYITPVPGGVGPMTIAMLMKNTLDAAKMAR from the coding sequence ATGTCAATTATCATAGATGGCAACAAGATAGCGCAGGACATCCGTAGCGCGGTTCGTGAAGAAACTCGGGCGTTCAAGGCGAAAACAGGTATTGTCCCCGGTTTGGCGGTTGTGCTGGTTGGCGAAGACCCGGCATCGCAGGTTTACGTGGGAAGAAAGGCCAAAGCCTGCGCGGAAGTCGGCTTTCTGTCGCGCGAGTATAAATTGCCCGTTGATGCAAGCGAAGAGAAGCTCTTGGCGTTAATCAACGATCTGAATCAGGATCCGCTCATCCATGGCGTTCTGGTTCAACTTCCGCTGCCCGGGCATATTGCCACCGATAAAATCATTGCGGCAATTGATCCGCACAAAGATGTGGATGGTTTTCACCCTTATAATGTGGGCGGTCTGGTTACCGGCTCGCCGCTGTTTGTTCCCTGCACGCCTCGCGGCATCATGGAATTAATAACCCGAACCGGTATTGAACTTTCCGGAAAGGACGCGGTCGTTGTCGGACGCAGCAACATTGTCGGCAAACCCATGGCGCTTCTGCTTCTGGCACAAAACGCGACGGTCACGATGTGCCATTCCAAAACAAAAGATCTGCCGGTGGTAACCTCGCGGGCCGATGTGCTGATTGCCGCCGTGGGAAAACCGCACATGATTAAGGCGAACATGGTTAAAGAAGGCGCGGTCGTTATAGACGTCGGTGTCAACCGCCTGGAAAACGGCAAGCTGGCCGGCGATGTCGCTTTTGATGAGGTTGCTGCCAAGGCATCCTATATCACGCCCGTGCCCGGCGGTGTGGGGCCGATGACCATCGCCATGCTGATGAAAAATACTCTGGATGCGGCAAAAATGGCCCGATAG
- a CDS encoding electron transfer flavoprotein subunit alpha: MAKGVMIVAEQRDGALRKISLELASTARKLADQTGDEVSAILLGSGIEGLAAELGKYGVDKVFVGDNAAMEPYITEAHAAVVAKVVKENDPAILLLGASVQGKDLSSRVAAKLATGLATDCTDVKLDGGQFVAIRPMYAGKCFGEIVTGSTPAMASLRPNVFPAAENAKAGAVVKVDAAVDAQKSKVLEVQKDTSGKVDLTEANVIVSGGRGMKGPEGYAILEELADVLKGTVGASRAAVDAGWRPQKDQVGQTGKVVSPNLYIACGISGAIQHLAGMSSSKCIVAINKDAEAPIFTKADYGVVDDLFKVVPELTAVCKKLVA, from the coding sequence ATGGCAAAAGGAGTCATGATAGTAGCAGAACAGCGGGACGGCGCGCTCAGGAAAATCAGCCTGGAACTGGCCTCGACAGCCCGCAAGCTTGCCGACCAGACCGGCGATGAAGTCAGCGCCATTCTGCTTGGTTCAGGTATAGAAGGTTTGGCCGCGGAGCTCGGCAAGTACGGTGTGGATAAGGTTTTTGTGGGCGACAATGCCGCCATGGAACCTTACATCACCGAAGCGCACGCCGCCGTGGTCGCCAAAGTGGTTAAAGAAAATGATCCGGCAATCCTGCTTTTGGGCGCGTCGGTTCAGGGCAAAGATCTGTCTTCCCGCGTGGCCGCTAAATTAGCCACGGGTCTCGCCACAGATTGTACGGATGTAAAGCTTGACGGCGGACAGTTCGTCGCCATCCGTCCCATGTATGCAGGAAAGTGCTTTGGCGAAATCGTCACCGGCTCAACGCCGGCAATGGCATCACTTCGTCCCAATGTGTTCCCGGCAGCTGAAAACGCCAAAGCCGGCGCGGTTGTGAAAGTGGATGCGGCGGTTGACGCACAGAAGAGCAAAGTTCTGGAAGTGCAAAAAGACACCAGCGGTAAAGTTGATTTGACGGAAGCCAATGTGATTGTCTCCGGCGGCCGTGGGATGAAAGGCCCCGAAGGCTATGCAATCCTCGAAGAACTGGCCGATGTGCTTAAGGGCACGGTTGGTGCGTCGCGCGCGGCAGTTGATGCCGGCTGGCGTCCGCAGAAAGATCAGGTCGGACAGACCGGTAAGGTCGTTTCACCGAACCTGTACATCGCGTGCGGTATTTCCGGCGCGATTCAGCATCTGGCTGGCATGAGCTCATCCAAATGCATCGTTGCGATCAACAAGGATGCGGAAGCTCCCATCTTCACGAAAGCGGATTACGGTGTGGTTGATGATCTGTTCAAGGTCGTTCCCGAGTTGACAGCAGTTTGCAAGAAACTGGTTGCATAA
- a CDS encoding crotonase — MDYKHILLEVNDGIARITFNRPKVLNAMSYDVMSELSCALNECDTNEAVKALVLTGAGEKAFVAGADISQMQNSTLVEIMKLMELGQQTLRFLETMGKPSIAAVNGFALGGGTEIAMACDIRIASENAMFGQPEILIGILPGWGGTQRLPRLVGMGIAKELILSGGQINAQRAYEIGLVNKVVPLANLLEEADKLGKKFTALPGFALKMAKNAMNFGFDMPLEGGVKLELSAISQCFSTQDQKEGMKAFLEKRKPTFIGK; from the coding sequence ATGGACTATAAACATATCCTTTTGGAGGTAAATGATGGTATTGCCAGGATTACGTTTAATCGCCCCAAGGTGTTAAACGCGATGAGTTATGATGTGATGAGTGAACTGTCCTGCGCGCTGAATGAGTGCGACACCAACGAAGCCGTCAAGGCCCTGGTCCTGACCGGTGCGGGAGAGAAAGCTTTTGTGGCGGGCGCGGATATTTCACAAATGCAGAATTCCACACTGGTTGAGATTATGAAATTGATGGAACTGGGGCAGCAAACGCTCCGTTTTCTGGAGACGATGGGCAAACCGTCGATTGCCGCCGTGAATGGCTTTGCGCTGGGTGGCGGTACGGAAATCGCCATGGCCTGCGACATTCGTATTGCTTCGGAAAATGCCATGTTTGGCCAGCCGGAAATTTTAATCGGTATTCTTCCCGGCTGGGGCGGCACACAGCGACTGCCCAGGCTGGTCGGAATGGGGATTGCCAAGGAATTAATCCTGAGCGGTGGCCAGATTAACGCTCAACGGGCTTATGAGATCGGACTGGTCAACAAAGTGGTGCCGCTGGCCAATCTTCTGGAGGAGGCGGATAAACTGGGTAAAAAATTCACCGCACTGCCGGGATTTGCTCTGAAGATGGCGAAAAACGCAATGAACTTCGGTTTTGATATGCCCTTGGAAGGCGGTGTGAAACTGGAACTCTCGGCAATTTCACAATGTTTCAGTACGCAGGATCAGAAGGAAGGCATGAAGGCGTTTCTGGAAAAGAGAAAACCCACATTTATAGGTAAATAG